The genomic DNA CTAGGGTGCGACTTCGGGGATTGGCCTAATTTTATACGGGAACGCGTGGTGTGCAGACGACATTTTTTGGCTAATATGGGAAATTTGGGTTTTTTCGACAATACAATAGCTGTATTgcatgaccattttttttaaatctcgatGCAGTGGTACAACCTCtgattcttcattttttccgtTGGGCACAGTCCTCTTTATAGAGTATACAGTTGTACTTCCCCTTGCTTACAATAGATGGCATCTGCATATATCTTTTTCTGATTTAAATCTAATATTCAATTGTCCAGCACACCTATTCAAATCAGTATCATTATGGTTTCACtgttgataaagaaaatatacaaaatccCTCTACTCTACGGTTATATATGCTCGCTAACATCGGTAAATATTAACAGATGTTTTTGAGagaaattttgtcattttgaataaaaagcagGGTGAAAGTATTTCGGTCAcatgtttttttgttgtaaatatcCCCTGATTATCCCTTTCAGGAACTTAAAATGTTTCCAAAATTGAGTTGGAAGTTAATTCAGTTTGAAAATGTCCTCACTCAGCAAACACAAAACGTtgtaaaaactttatttgaCGTTCAAAATTAAAACGTCCTTTAAAACAAATCTTTTTAgcattacactctaaaaattcgaatgttaaatcaacatttgaaaggttggaggagtgaaaaccttttccaaatgttacatcccaccttgtataaagctgaaacCAACTACACtaaacattttaagtgttgggtagaaccatttaaagtggtaaatgcaacatttagaaaatgttgtcactcctccaacctttcaaatgattAGTCAACATTTCCTGTTTTTAGAATGTATCAAACTTAAATCTCCCTATCTACATTTACAATTAACTTATGaagcatttttcatttcatatatttagtCTGTGAATGTGATCGAGATCTATAAAATGCCAACATTGCTCATGTTCTGGTCTCTTGAAGTAAGCCAAACTTCATGAATAACATTATCTATTTTTTCAGCCGAGTTGGATGACATTTTCACTATAAATCatgcctgttttttttttctttaatggtGATCGAAGTTATAATAAGAAATAAGTTAACTTAAAGTTGAAGTTGATGTATAATACTGTGTtgtgataaaatgataaaattatttatttggggAAAACCTCGATTAGTATGTTGGTGTCATGTTAGCTCAAATTATCCATTTTTATGTTTAAGATTAATATACTTGAAAGTGAAACTTAGttcaaaataaaaccaaaatcTATCCACAATTACAATCTACAATTTAACGATGAATTGAAACTAGTAATAATTTTCTTGTAGctataataataacgataatataCATGGATGCGGTTTGACTCTTCTCATTTTCAGTATTTGCACTAGAAAGGATGTTGAGAATCgacttatctttatttttatctccTCTTAGAATGCATTAGAGCCGAATAATGTTGCTTACTTGctcaaaatgatgaaaacagcTCGTCAAGGGGTTGCCGATGACTGTGATGACCTCTTGGGGCGAAACCCCGACGTCATCCACCAAATCGAGTCGGGAAACTTCGACGTGGTCGTCTACGATATGATCTGGTTGTGCAGTCTGCTTTTGGCGATGAAAATAAACGCAACGGCAGTCTTATCGTCCCCAATGTCTCTGCCAACGTTCACCGCCTATGCTCATAATCCAGTGAATTTAGCGTACGTTCCAAGCTTTATGACCGGTTATACGAGCTCAATGTCCTTTTTGCAGGTATAGTGTTTCAGCGTCCCataattcataatcaatataatcaGGGGCCgctgaacggttttcaaagtggggggctgaccatccaaaaaatcacaatcatatggtcatttttacgtttttgtacacggttttggaaaaaagtggggggggagggtgggggcagcgccccgcttccgcggcccctgataatTGTCATCGTTGTTGATTTTGGTCATAGTAGGCATTTACAACATTATATAAGAATACTATCCCTTCTGGAAAGAAACAGTGTCCCACAGCGTGTGACACAGTGCAGAACACAAACTGAAGTCGCctccacactgttgaatttgagtatttcaacagtgtgaaccACGcattcacatagtcgaccatgtgaacacgctgtcagcaatcacactgtcgaggtgtccacagtgtgaaaatatcttcacactgttgaatgtGAGCATTGTAAcagtatttatgtatttatttatttatttcccttttctgTTACCAGGGTTCTCCCCTTCAGTTATGAAAGCTGATTTACTAGAGGGGCTTGGGAATGATAAAATGCATCAAAACATACATAGATAAATCAATAACAATTAATAGTCAAATACATCATACCGATAAgaatatttaaaggggaagttcaccctgacaaaaagtttattgtaaagatagcagaaaaaaattaaaaaaaatattgccgaaggtttgagaaaaattcatcatgtaattaaaatgttattagaatttcaattatttgatttgtgatgtcatatgcgagcagaaTTCCTACACTAGCGAATGgtaaacaaatcaatgaaatgtcattttctcaaaaaattgaaaatggttttcaatgtaccttttgtatattaatagacaaatcatttcacacccgatcatgaaaagaaaacaaaattaagtcatcagggaCCATACAAATAACattgggcagctgctcgtttatgacgtcacaaatccaaaactttgaactgtaataacttactctttaacggattttcctcaaaccttcaccaacattttttactattttttctgctatttttacaattacaatttttcTTAAGGGTGAACTTGCCTGCTATTTTTACGATTACAATTTTTCAGTTTCAATAATAGAATACataattgaataaaatcaaCGATAAAATTTAAagtatgaataatattttcacatatagTTTACTATGTTTCTTTCCAATGGGAATGGTATGAATACAAAACTAAAAGCCAAATATTTCAGTGAtaattctttcatatctcatgATGATAACCATCCGCGGCCCTACATGGGAACCGTGCTTTAACAAATAATTGCACAAAGAAAGTGGAAGAGAAACGaaaacaaagagagaaaaaacgGGAAGAAAGAAGGGAGAAGAGTATGAAGAATACACagtaagaaataaaggttcaaaattgaaccccgaaaggttgatgcaaaatcagcactcTATGGGTTCAAAATTTAAACCtttgatttggggttcaaaaattgaaccttgcggttggggttcatttttgcaccctgtgggttcaaaactgcacccctaaattttaaattgaactcataggggtgcagttttgaacccgcagggtgcaaaaatgaatcccaaccgcagggttccatttttgaacccatagggtgctgatttttgcatcaacctttcggggttcaattttgaacctttatttcttagagtGTAGAGGTGTTGCCTTGGGCATCCCTTCGTTCCCTATATCTAATGCTGCGATACCCCCAATCATTGACCTTGCTTTAATCTTGTAAGCCGCTGTTTTTAggtttcttttattattttttctgattattgttatttttacttTGCTTTACTGAtctgttttatattttaaaattgagaaATCAATAGAtacatttttagaaagaaaagaaatagaaatgttTGCCGTTTCATTTAAGAATATCATGACGTCACAACTAGGACGTCTGTCCCGCCCctgtaaaaataaggaaatgaagAACAAGAGTACTTTTTATACTATTCTCATTATTCATACAGCGTGTTAACAACGTAGTAGGCAACCAAGGATTTTACCCGGTGTTGGAGTACATGAATCAACCATTCAACGAACTTAGAGAGCGCCACAAGATCAGACCAGATTTAACCGGTACGATTTCAGAACTGGTGGGGATCTACACCGATTTATTCCTATTCAATCTCGATTTTGCCGTCGAGTTCCCTCTCCCGCTTCTCCCGAATATTATCCCGATAGGAGGCATCACAGCCAGACCGGTGTCACCGTTACCAAGTGTAAGCTTTCATAAAGGGAAATTTGATATCAGAAAAGGGTCCGgtgggccacttacattgacgagtggataccatgcgcgaccaaaaaaacacgtaaaaaggatgtcttttttacgATAggtcacgttacgtacgtaacgtgataagggtgtcaaaaacgcaaaaataatgaaaaaagggtatctatttcactaggaaaattacgtgtttagggtcgaatttgcggggatgagacaaaattaaaatgtcttataaaggatgtcttttttgccccaacactacgtgtttagagtccgatttgcgcgaggtgtagaaggtggggtcgtactaaatcaaataaggtaaagccgacgaccgaaggacccgtaacaataaaacaatccTGTACTTCTTTAGGgcttcatttcagggaatatttgccaagagtatcgttttgtttccaaaacttgttaagggtagggtttcacacgccaatacttgttaaggggtgcattttcagaatatggaaattacgtgtttagggtgcttttcgagacccccatggtcgcgcatggtatccactcgtgaatggaagtggctcCCCGGGGAAAAGGGTGAGGTGTGTTGAGACTAGTTCGAAGGTGATTGCCAAAATCATTCTGAAATGAAACTTCCCAATAATCCTGTATCGAATGCGGTAAGTGACGAACTAACCGAACAAGCCTTACTCAATTGATTTGGGTTTATCCCTTGGAGGTTTAAATTGCCTTTAACACccatggttgttacatttacattctttggtgttatgttcaatctctagggtgttattttaacaccttagggtgtggtcctctattaacaccaattggtgtcagttttaacaccgcagtttttacagtgtataacaTGGTTAAAATCGTAAATTTACTCATCATTCTATATGGAAACGGTGTAGATCAAAATAGAATCGGTGTAAGGCCGATCAAACTTCATCGTTCCTTTTGTTACTTTTGATTCGGTTAAGGAAAAGTGTGTCCAATATATATTGGacattatgattatgaaatagCTCATCGGCaacgaaaaagaaaatatgcatgGGTATATCTTATAACAGGGGTTACATTAAGACATATCCAAAGCCGACACTATTTTTCAAAAAGAGtcttttaaatttcaatgatGCTTATATCAGACTAAAACTCTTAGATGAAAAACGAAAAAGCAGTGAGTCCGGAGGAAAGAGAtggacatatatatacatgtatatcgattTGTTTCCCCTATCATTGAATTGCATTGTTTTTGCTAGGACTTGGAAGCATTCATGCAGTCTTCTGGCGATGAGGGTGTCATTTTGTTCACCCTGGGCACTTACGTGTCGCACATCAAATCGGAGTTCCTTGAGCCGTTCGCAGAGGCCTTTGGACGATATCCGCAACAGAAGGTCCTGTGGCAATTCGCAGGTGAACCAAGGTTTAAGATACCTCCGAACGTCAAAACGATGTCATGGCTGCCACAAAATGATCTTTTAGGTAAGGGATCTGTAGGCCTGAAGGTACTGGTCTAAATGGTCTTCGGTATCTTCTTTAATTGAAGGAATTAAGTAACTTAGCTTAATGCAGGTGTTTTAGGAGGTGTCACCAGAGTCGTGCATTTGATATGAACACATACATTTCAAAGTTGTTCTGTTACATTTAAATTTTACAACAGCTTCTGATTTTTTTCCCGAATATATATGTTCCGTTTGATCTACTTGCCAAAACTGCTCCCTATAAAGGGTTGACAGGCGTATGTCGTCGAATAACATCACCATATGAAGACGGAATAAAGTCATCGGTTATCAGGGAAGGCTATATTAGTTTCTGCAGAAGATAAGTCGATGCAtatgtgttttgtttttcctttttttctcgaAATATAAGTTGATCGTGTgtttttttcctcctcctcttcttctagGCCATCCCAAAACACGTCTCTTTATTTTCCACGGCGGCAACAACGGGTTTTACGAGACTATATACCACGGTGTCCCGGCCATTATCATACCACTGACGGGTGATGCTATCGACCAAGGGGTACGACTGAAGCATCAGGGTTTCGGTATAGTCCTTGACAAGACCAGGGTGACAGTGGATACCCTGGATGACGCTATTAAGACAATCTTAAGCAATAAAAGGTTAGTGGATATACCTgcattttcctatttttaaCCCCTTTCGAGAGAGTTTATTAATCAATAATTAGTATTTATAAGatttttgaaatcatttttcttacataTGATTGAACTTATATAGCCTTGTTTGATTTCAAATTTGTCTATAATGGTCTTAAGTACTAAAAATGAGTTGttcaatgatttcattttctgtgTGTATTATAAGTAGGCCTGTTTTGTTTGAATCCTCGTCCCTAATTTGGATATTTATGTCAAATTTCTTACTTAAAataacttcaaaatgtcattagTATAATGCTCTATACCAGCATGACCAATTTCTTTGATGGACTGGTTTTTAAAACGTGTTTGCCAGAATATTCGTTGCAAgagaactatttttttttattatgtttcatttaatcACAATTCCTTTCAGTCATTCCTTGAATTTGcatacagaaaatgaaattccattaattttatgtgatttaaaaaaaggttccAATGCAAAATGGAAGTCATGTTGTtccaggaaaaatttgacaagcaaaataaaaaagggaaaaccaGGTCCTAACTTGCGTATGCATGACATATTCACCTTAAATATATTGTTGTGCCTCtcaaggtggggggggggggcacgggtaAGATGTGCCCCTGCATTGTTTCGCCACTGgcgaaacatatatatattgaaattgaaagggTTTCATTATTATTGCACATTCGCAGCTAAAAGGCTGAATTACATCTTGCAGGTATATACAGCAGTACAACTGGATTAAAAACATCAAACGTGAAATAACTTAATATGAAGAGAGTACATGCATGCTAAAATGAAAGGCTAAGTAAAAAGTCAAACATGTCCCAAACGTGGCCAAATGACTCCATGTACTACAACGAGATGACtgatacaaaataataagaGCGAAAATTGtcctcaaaatcaataaatatccTCCTGTTTATTGAGTGCTCATATCAACATCATGCTGTCTGCCAGGCGACATAATTATAacgtaaaaatatattaaagatTATAAATGTCAAGGATTGAAATATATTCCAGATCGATCGGCTGttaatagtgaccagccgaacactagatttagatttaaacctttttagcgtttcatgaaaggacttgtcggacgttttatccgacaagttccattttatccgacagtttccATAATAAAAATGCTTCTCAGCcagtcaaaatcaatttttgttttgattcatttaaTGTGATATCATTGATATGTCATGTAAGTTTGATTGTGTACTGTATTTTACTTTATATtgattgtatttcattattttgtaaatctttCTATGTCTACAGGGCTCCTTTGTAAAGCAGGCCTTTGGGCTCTGAAAGGACTACcctgtttttaaataaaactgaataaataaataaataaataaggaaatttttcagatctgacaacttgtcggacgaaaatgttcaTGAAGCGCTTCCCTggatttacaattttttaagtcAAAAGACATTTATTCAAGGCTTTTCAGATTAAGAAGTTATTTTTAGGATTAAAAATATatccgatctggatttatttcgAATCATTGAAATTGAGCACTGATATAATTTTCctaaaaaagtatataaaaaaaattaaataaaggtCTAGGTAATGGCGTCTCcccaattattttatgcagTTATTCCAAGATGGCGAAGGTGCTCTCATCTCGTCTGAGCAGCAGATCAATGCATCCAGGTGATCGCGCTGCATTCTGGGTCAATCACGTGATGAAACATGGAGGCGACTACATGAGAAGTCCACTCAAAGATCTCAACTTCATACAACGAAATCTTCTAGACGTCTTGGGGTTATTCCTTGTGGTTGCATCAATAATTTTAGTGATTGTTTATAACTGTGTCCGGTGTTCATTTAGGCGCTGCAAGCGAATCTTCTTTAGTTCTAAACAAAAGAATGATTAATTTGTACAGCCGTGGTATATATGATGGCGAGGGTTGGGCAAGACCTAAAGATTTTAACTTGATTAAAATACAGGGGAAATTTAGACTTACTGACGAGACATGAATCTTTAAATGCCCTTCTTTCTTGCTGATCCTTTTTATGTATGTTGAAGGAGAAATCGAACCATAATATTTGTGGTGATTGCATGTGGAAGAATGTcgctttatttttaaaaagaaatagtaaataCCTGGCATCATTTTCAATAtactccttttcattttattcacttttgttGTATTTCTCCAGTGTTCTgcattattgcaatattttcttttttactttcaaaagatGAGTTTTTATATTGTGAGAAATCCactctttattcattttctcacTTTAATCTTTGTTTCGCTATTCTTATTTGTTAGTAAATTTGCCTGTGTGAGAACATTAAATTGTGTCACGCATCAAATGTCATTGGATGACAATATTAAATTGTAACtataatattttacaaaatgtcaaTAAAACCTTGTGAAGAGAGAATAGCGGGGGAGAGGTTCCAGTATGGTTAATTAGTT from Lytechinus variegatus isolate NC3 chromosome 8, Lvar_3.0, whole genome shotgun sequence includes the following:
- the LOC121420103 gene encoding UDP-glucuronosyltransferase 2C1-like isoform X2; translation: MDFVHPSTRHRSRPTVPFILLCVVFFTMPSDLQAGNVLITTSLGEGSHYFVGKTIGKYLVKHGHNVTVLISKAYAYRAENIEDSELNFIVFEQTAEQIASVRERHLAFSKNALEPNNVAYLLKMMKTARQGVADDCDDLLGRNPDVIHQIESGNFDVVVYDMIWLCSLLLAMKINATAVLSSPMSLPTFTAYAHNPVNLAYVPSFMTGYTSSMSFLQRVNNVVGNQGFYPVLEYMNQPFNELRERHKIRPDLTGTISELVGIYTDLFLFNLDFAVEFPLPLLPNIIPIGGITARPVSPLPSDLEAFMQSSGDEGVILFTLGTYVSHIKSEFLEPFAEAFGRYPQQKVLWQFAGEPRFKIPPNVKTMSWLPQNDLLGHPKTRLFIFHGGNNGFYETIYHGVPAIIIPLTGDAIDQGVRLKHQGFGIVLDKTRVTVDTLDDAIKTILSNCSYSKMAKVLSSRLSSRSMHPGDRAAFWVNHVMKHGGDYMRSPLKDLNFIQRNLLDVLGLFLVVASIILVIVYNCVRCSFRRCKRIFFSSKQKND
- the LOC121420103 gene encoding UDP-glucuronosyltransferase 1A1-like isoform X1; translated protein: MDFVHPSTRHRSRPTVPFILLCVVFFTMPSDLQAGNVLITTSLGEGSHYFVGKTIGKYLVKHGHNVTVLISKAYAYRAENIEDSELNFIVFEQTAEQIASVRERHLAFSKNALEPNNVAYLLKMMKTARQGVADDCDDLLGRNPDVIHQIESGNFDVVVYDMIWLCSLLLAMKINATAVLSSPMSLPTFTAYAHNPVNLAYVPSFMTGYTSSMSFLQRVNNVVGNQGFYPVLEYMNQPFNELRERHKIRPDLTGTISELVGIYTDLFLFNLDFAVEFPLPLLPNIIPIGGITARPVSPLPSDLEAFMQSSGDEGVILFTLGTYVSHIKSEFLEPFAEAFGRYPQQKVLWQFAGEPRFKIPPNVKTMSWLPQNDLLGHPKTRLFIFHGGNNGFYETIYHGVPAIIIPLTGDAIDQGVRLKHQGFGIVLDKTRVTVDTLDDAIKTILSNKSYSKMAKVLSSRLSSRSMHPGDRAAFWVNHVMKHGGDYMRSPLKDLNFIQRNLLDVLGLFLVVASIILVIVYNCVRCSFRRCKRIFFSSKQKND
- the LOC121420103 gene encoding UDP-glucuronosyltransferase 1A1-like isoform X3, which gives rise to MDFVHPSTRHRSRPTVPFILLCVVFFTMPSDLQAGNVLITTSLGEGSHYFVGKTIGKYLVKHGHNVTVLISKAYAYRAENIEDSELNFIVFEQTAEQIASVRERHLAFSKNALEPNNVAYLLKMMKTARQGVADDCDDLLGRNPDVIHQIESGNFDVVVYDMIWLCSLLLAMKINATAVLSSPMSLPTFTAYAHNPVNLAYVPSFMTGYTSSMSFLQRVNNVVGNQGFYPVLEYMNQPFNELRERHKIRPDLTGTISELDLEAFMQSSGDEGVILFTLGTYVSHIKSEFLEPFAEAFGRYPQQKVLWQFAGEPRFKIPPNVKTMSWLPQNDLLGHPKTRLFIFHGGNNGFYETIYHGVPAIIIPLTGDAIDQGVRLKHQGFGIVLDKTRVTVDTLDDAIKTILSNKSYSKMAKVLSSRLSSRSMHPGDRAAFWVNHVMKHGGDYMRSPLKDLNFIQRNLLDVLGLFLVVASIILVIVYNCVRCSFRRCKRIFFSSKQKND